GAAGCCGGAAGGAATGCGGCAAAGATGATGCTCTACTATGCCATTCTGCGTTGCCGTACGCCCCGGGAGAACCAGCGAGCCATAGCCCTCTACAACACCTACGGTTTCGGTTATGCTCTTGGAATGAATTATAGGAACGCAAAGGGAAGACGCGAGATATTGTGGACGGAGGACTTGTATGAGATTATCTCTGCGGGAAAGACCAATAGTGGGTGCAGTTTGAGTTGAATTCGCGTGGAAAGCCACACTGCTTCTCAGGGATGGATTATTGAACATGACAAAACCGGGAAGACCCACAATGGCACCGACTGAAAAACACAAATGGAAATTCATCTCCCGCTTCCGCCGGAGAGTCTATGGCTGGGATGCTTCAGGACGGGCGGTCAAGCGTATAGAAGAAGCCATAGCGGAAATCAAGGAGGTGGGCCGAACGGATCCGGTTTTGGCGGCGGAGGGGGCTGTGCGTTTCCTTGAGAAGGTCTCGCCTGCTCTGGAACATGTCGACAGCTCATCCGGCGCACTTGGCGCGATGGTCTATTATGCCGGCGCCGAGCTCGCTTTGGTCATCGGGAACGCCCCGGTTTCGGAACCACGTCGTCGGAAGTGGCTGGATCGCCTGTGGCTCGCTATGGAAAAGGATGAGATACCTTATCTCGAAGGGCTTGCCGACCAGTGGGGGGAACTCTGCGGTTCGGCGGAGTACGCATCAAAATTGGCGGATGAATTTATCGACGCAGTCCGGCGAGCTTGGGACCCTGATACCGACACCGACTCATATCACAATGGCGCCGCGGCCTGTCTAAGTTCATTGTATAAAGCCGGACGTTTTACCGATCTCTTTGAGCTCTTGGATCTTGATCCCCACAAATTATGGGATACACGGATTTGGGGTGTTAAAGCCCTAGCGGAGCAGGGGAAAATCGAGGAAGCAGTGCGTTATGCCGAAGATTCCCTTAAGCGCAATCTCGGCCTCTTTCACATTGCTCCCATGTGCGAGGAGCTTCTTCTATCCATCGGAAAATGGGAAGAAGCCTACGGCCGCTATGCCATTCCCGCAAACCAAAAATCGACCTATTTAGGGACTTTCAAGGCGATCGCAAAGAAATATCCAGAAGTAAAGCCGGCGGATATCCTGAACGATCTTGTCGAATCGTTACCCGGACAGGAGGGGAAATGGTATACAGCAGCCAAGGCGGCCGGCCTCTATGACGAAGCGATTGAATTGGTCAATCGCACTCCATGCAGCCATTCAACACTCATCCGCGGGGCCCGCGATTTCTGCGAAAAGAGACCCCGCTTTGCCATGGAGTCAGGGCTCGTGGCCTTGAAATGGCTGGCCGCCGGTCATGGGTATGAGGTCACCGTCAAGGATATTGAAGACGCCTATAAGTACACCCTGGCAGCGGCGGTTCATGCCGGCGCGCAGGGAGAGGCGAAAGATAGACTTCGCCAAATCGCCGGCACGGCTCATCCGAACAGCCGGGTTTACAAAATCCTGAGGGAGAGATTGGCGGGTGCGGATCCCAACAATGATAGACCGGGCGAAAAAGAGGCTGTCCGATGACATCAGAATCCGAGACTGAGATTTGGAAAGGCAAGCGCATTGTCGATATCAAAATTGAAATGGAGGAGGCCCTTAAAATAGGCCGGATAGTCTATTACAGCTGTGTTCCGCGCTATGTCAGCCGGCTCCTGCATCACCTGAAGAGAATTAAGGCGCTCGTCGGTAGCGACCGGCCCCGCCAAGGATCTGAGCTTCTCCACGCGTTTGCCAACGGATGTCTGGCCAAGACAGGAGAGGTTGTCGATTCGGGCGGACTCTTTCAAGCATTCGGCTCGAAAATCCTCAATGCATGGATCTTTGCCAGGGAGCTTGCCACGGCTGATCCTGAGGAAACAGTCGGCGAATTAACGGCATGGTTGGAGACCGACTATTACAAAATTGGATTCCACATTGAAGAAGACCTTGCCGATATAATGCGTCCGGAAATTGTCAATCGGTTCGTTCGCATTGCAAGGAACGTGCTGGACGCTCTCCCCCCGGATGATGAACTGGAAGCGAATTCACCGCGGGCGCGGTGGCTCCACAATCTGAAAATCCTCTGCTACGCCCAGGGAGATTGGGAGGGATATCTCCAGCTGTGTCCCGCCGGCAAAGTCGGCGTCATAGATTGTGTAAGGATGGCCAAGATACATCAGATCCAGGGCGAACGAGAACTCGCCCTGCGGTGGGTGGAGCGGGGCATAGAATATGAATCAAACGCCGGGCCGGGTGAAGATTCCGAGGGGAAGCTTCGGCGACTGAGAATAGAACTTTTGGCTGAACTCGGCTGCAAGAGGGATGTCTTGGATCTTTTGTGGGGGGATTTCCGCCGGATGCCGGACCATGGCCTGTATCAGGAGATTCAAGCATTAACCCACCCCAAACAGCGGAGAGTATGCCATGGCCGTTTGATTCAAATTACAAAGGAATCACCGTTTCCCCAGGGGGTTTCGCTATTCATTGAGCTTGGTGAAATCGAAGCGCTGGCGGATTATTTTAATGGCGCGAGCGTTGATGAAATCCGCGAAGCGCGAGGGGAGTTGATGGTTCAGGCGGCGCGGGCCCTGCGAAGGAGGTATCCCGGGAAGGCCGCTGAGATTTACTACATCACCGCCATGAAGATCCTCGATCGCAACAAGCGGGATTCCTACCTGCGGGCCTTGCGTTGTTTGCAGCATACCCGCAATTACCTCTTGATGGCGGGGATGCGGGAAAATTGGGATGAAATTGTCCACTACATACGCCGAAAACACATCCGCAAGATCAGCTTTATGCATAAATTCGAGCGGCTGGCCGCAGGAGAAACTGTATCAGAGCCGGCGTGGCTTCCCTACAAGGTCCCGAAATACTAAATCGGGGCTTTGACGACCAGGTTCGAGAAAATCTGTCAATTGCCGTCGTCGTATCGATCCATCAAATCACTAATGCGATCAAAGAGGGAACTCAATCTCATTTCCAGCCACCTATCATCCGTGTGATTGGACTCCGCAGCGACATATCCCTGCATATCCTCAAGATCATATAGAGTGAACTGTCCGACGAAGTCCGAGGAGCCCGGAAGGGGTTTGAAACGCTCGAAATATTCGGGATCGAACAGGTTCAATTTTTCCAGAAGGGTATAATCCAGTTTATTTATTCTCAGGGGGATTGTCTCGTCTTCACCGATCCTGATGCGTATTTTACTATTCGGCGTGACATCCTCTTCTGCAAAATTCTCGTCTGCGGCGAATGCAAGTTCCCATCTTTCAAACGGATCATCGAAAACGATGGATTCTTTGTCGAATTTATCAGGGTCGTAGGATTCTCCCAGCCAAGTGCGAAAACTCTCATGTTCTTCATGATTCGGATCGCTGATCGCTTCGAGAAGAAGTTCGTATCCGGGTACGCCACCGCAGTCTTCTGGAGGACAGGCGCGCCGGCCGGCCGTGCAAATAGGATATTCAATCTTTTCAGTGCGTGGTTTGATACATTCAAGGGTGATAGAATGCCACCAGTCATCGCCAAAGTCATAATTGTATTTGGCGGATCGATCAACGAGCGTCAGCAACCGCGCAACAGGGATATCCCAACCAGGGAGAACCACGGGATCGTCTTCGAACTCCCGTTCAAAGGGGATTCCTATGAGGAGTTTTACCCCGAGGGCAGGTTCCTTGAGATGAAAATGATGCAAGTGAGAGTCCTGCCATCCCATTGCATCCTGGATGGCGACATGAAAGTCCCAGAATGTATAATCGCTGGGAATTTGGATCCTTCGCCATATGGGCGGTTTGATACCTTGGAGTATAATTTTGAATTGGAGAATATGGTCGAATTTTAGAGCCACTTGAATTCTCCCC
Above is a window of Candidatus Eisenbacteria bacterium DNA encoding:
- a CDS encoding plasmid pRiA4b ORF-3 family protein — translated: MALKFDHILQFKIILQGIKPPIWRRIQIPSDYTFWDFHVAIQDAMGWQDSHLHHFHLKEPALGVKLLIGIPFEREFEDDPVVLPGWDIPVARLLTLVDRSAKYNYDFGDDWWHSITLECIKPRTEKIEYPICTAGRRACPPEDCGGVPGYELLLEAISDPNHEEHESFRTWLGESYDPDKFDKESIVFDDPFERWELAFAADENFAEEDVTPNSKIRIRIGEDETIPLRINKLDYTLLEKLNLFDPEYFERFKPLPGSSDFVGQFTLYDLEDMQGYVAAESNHTDDRWLEMRLSSLFDRISDLMDRYDDGN